The Arachis duranensis cultivar V14167 chromosome 2, aradu.V14167.gnm2.J7QH, whole genome shotgun sequence genome has a window encoding:
- the LOC107473569 gene encoding probable UDP-N-acetylglucosamine--peptide N-acetylglucosaminyltransferase SEC codes for MITLPLEKMATRVTGSLCLVTGLGEEMIVPSMKEYEERAVSLALSRPKLQALTNKLKSVRMTCPLFDTARWVRNLERGNFKMWNLHCSGQHP; via the exons ATGATCACTCTACCTCTGGAGAAAATGGCTACTCGAGTTACCGGATCACTCTGTCTTGTTACTGGACTTGGGGAGGAGATGATCGTTCCCAG CATGAAAGAGTATGAAGAGAGGGCAGTATCACTGGCCTTGAGTCGCCCAAAGCTTCAAGCTCTCACTAATAAGCTTAAGTCTGTTCGCATGACTTGCCCTTTATTTGACACAGCTCGCTGG GTGAGGAATCTTGAAAGAGGAAATTTTAAAATGTGGAATCTACATTGCTCTGGTCAACATCCCTAA
- the LOC107473567 gene encoding eukaryotic translation initiation factor 5-like yields the protein MNYATVVREVKAYLKKGVAAKELQSHIAAFPVSAQEKMNALLEGLFDVVEKAFGKEATKRKNHLAGVVAGDDEGSQLLLLNAAEEFCYKKGSNEFNEVALFLNFLYDVDLVEEEHVVHSYSKGLKGDKKDSQIWKNAQPFIDCLRNAESESEEE from the coding sequence ATGAACTATGCAACTGTGGTTAGGGAAGTGAAAGCATATTTGAAGAAAGGTGTTGCAGCGAAGGAATTGCAGTCACATATTGCTGCATTTCCTGTATCTGCTCAGGAGAAGATGAATGCACTTCTTGAAGGATTATTTGATGTCGTCGAAAAGGCGTTTGGAAAAGAAGCTACCAAGAGAAAGAATCACCTTGCTGGTGTAGTTGCTGGAGATGACGAGGGATCGCAGCTGTTATTACTCAATGCTGCTGAGGAGTTCTGTTACAAGAAAGGTAGCAATGAGTTTAATGAGGTTGCACTTTTTCTAAATTTCCTCTATGATGTTGATTTGGTGGAAGAAGAGCACGTTGTGCATTCGTATTCAAAGGGACTGAAGGGTGATAAAAAGGACTCTCAAATATGGAAGAATGCTCAACCATTCATTGATTGTCTTCGGAATGCTGAATCAGAATCGGAGGAAGAATGA